The Gemmatimonadetes bacterium T265 genome contains a region encoding:
- a CDS encoding integrase, with protein MPRYTWADDRPVAAQVRAVIRDRATYGYRRVTALVNRACGTKYKPKRVRRVMARNGWTLPVRVRRRSGRAHPGRVARDGPNERWCSDSLLVPCTNVEVVEIGFVLDCYGRECLAALRQPRDLCGADIRALMGQAVAARFGEGRFGEGRATPPVQWLSDNEEVYTALETVIAAERVGLAPVTTPAYSPESNGTAEAFLKTLKRDYVDGADLSSAAAVLDQLPRWAADDNGVTSHSALGYLAPQQYRARQQV; from the coding sequence ATGCCCCGGTACACGTGGGCGGACGACCGCCCCGTGGCCGCGCAGGTCCGCGCCGTGATCCGCGACCGCGCGACCTACGGCTACCGCCGCGTGACCGCGCTCGTCAACCGGGCCTGCGGCACCAAGTACAAACCGAAGCGCGTCCGCCGCGTGATGGCGCGCAACGGGTGGACGCTGCCGGTGCGTGTGCGGCGGCGCAGCGGCCGTGCGCACCCCGGCCGGGTCGCGCGCGACGGCCCGAACGAGCGGTGGTGCAGCGACAGCCTGCTCGTGCCGTGCACGAACGTCGAGGTGGTCGAGATCGGGTTCGTGCTCGACTGCTACGGCCGCGAGTGCCTCGCGGCACTGAGGCAGCCGCGTGACCTCTGCGGCGCGGACATCCGGGCGCTCATGGGCCAGGCGGTCGCGGCGCGCTTCGGCGAGGGGCGCTTCGGCGAGGGGCGCGCGACGCCGCCGGTGCAGTGGCTGTCCGACAACGAGGAGGTGTACACTGCGCTCGAGACGGTGATCGCGGCGGAGCGGGTTGGCCTCGCCCCGGTGACGACGCCGGCCTACAGCCCCGAGTCGAACGGGACGGCCGAGGCGTTCCTGAAAACGCTGAAGCGCGACTACGTCGACGGCGCCGACCTCAGCTCGGCCGCCGCGGTCCTCGACCAGCTCCCGCGCTGGGCGGCCGACGACAACGGCGTAACGTCGCACTCGGCGCTGGGTTACCTCGCGCCCCAGCAGTACCGGGCACGGCAGCAGGTATAA
- a CDS encoding transposase has product MKRKRFTEEPIVAVLHEATAAGTTAREVARRHGVTETTRYRWRAKYGAMQQTEVRRLKQLASGEPEDENRRLTRLVADLSLDVAMRKDVAGRSW; this is encoded by the coding sequence ATGAAGAGGAAGCGCTTCACGGAGGAGCCGATCGTCGCCGTGCTGCATGAGGCGACGGCGGCGGGCACGACCGCCCGCGAGGTCGCGCGGCGCCACGGCGTGACCGAGACGACGCGGTACCGGTGGCGCGCGAAGTACGGCGCCATGCAGCAGACCGAGGTGCGCCGGCTCAAGCAGCTTGCCAGCGGCGAGCCCGAGGACGAGAACCGGCGGCTGACGCGGCTCGTGGCCGACCTGTCGCTCGACGTCGCGATGCGGAAAGACGTGGCGGGGCGAAGCTGGTGA
- a CDS encoding hypothetical protein (frameshifted, deletion at around 5621,5261) — protein sequence MTTDQRRGAVTYLRATYPVSERRACRLTRLARSRWQHRSARPSDAPLADALRAKAADRPRWGYRRLALLLRRDGWRVSLKRVLRVYRAEGLRVRKGRRRKHVSTPRVPRPVAAAPNAQWTADFIHGSRHATSSRTGGASARSASWTSTRGSACTSCPTPRGRAGKWRPPAT from the coding sequence GTGACGACGGATCAGCGGCGCGGCGCCGTCACCTACCTCCGCGCCACGTACCCCGTGAGCGAGCGCCGGGCGTGCCGCCTCACGCGCCTCGCCCGCTCGCGCTGGCAGCACCGGAGCGCGCGGCCGAGCGACGCGCCGCTCGCGGACGCCCTGAGGGCGAAGGCCGCGGACCGGCCCCGCTGGGGCTACCGCCGGCTCGCGTTGCTGCTGCGCCGCGACGGCTGGCGCGTGAGCCTCAAGCGCGTGCTCCGGGTGTACCGTGCCGAGGGGCTGCGGGTGCGCAAGGGGCGCCGGCGCAAGCACGTGAGCACGCCGCGCGTGCCGCGCCCGGTCGCCGCGGCGCCTAACGCGCAGTGGACCGCGGACTTCATCCACGGGTCGCGTCACGCGACCAGCTCGCGGACGGGCGGCGCTTCCGCACGCTCAGCGTCGTGGACGAGTACACGCGGGAGTGCCTGCACCTCGTGCCCGACGCCTCGTGGCCGAGCGGGAAAGTGGCGGCCGCCCGCGACGTGA
- a CDS encoding hypothetical protein (frameshifted, deletion at around 5276), whose amino-acid sequence MDEYTRECLHLVPDASWPSGKVAAARDVIAAARGAPARIVLDNGAELAARALDAWAYGRGVELAFTRRGKPVDNCYVESFHDKFRDECLSTHWFLDLADARCQQHRRRGQIQRSRSGHITRWARHLRRAGVGRADQPCGGAARGSSPRGW is encoded by the coding sequence GTGGACGAGTACACGCGGGAGTGCCTGCACCTCGTGCCCGACGCCTCGTGGCCGAGCGGGAAAGTGGCGGCCGCCCGCGACGTGATTGCTGCGGCGCGCGGGGCGCCGGCGCGCATCGTCCTGGACAACGGCGCCGAGCTCGCGGCCCGGGCGCTCGACGCGTGGGCGTACGGGCGCGGCGTCGAGCTGGCCTTCACGCGGCGGGGTAAGCCCGTCGACAACTGTTACGTCGAGAGCTTCCACGACAAGTTCCGGGACGAGTGCCTGTCCACGCACTGGTTCCTCGACCTCGCCGACGCGCGCTGTCAACAGCACCGGCGACGTGGACAGATTCAGCGGTCCAGAAGTGGACACATTACGCGCTGGGCGAGGCACCTCCGGCGTGCGGGGGTGGGCCGGGCAGACCAGCCTTGCGGCGGTGCCGCACGCGGTAGCTCTCCCCGCGGATGGTGA
- a CDS encoding ATPase AAA yields MSAAVSYERVRDQLARLTLDAALASLDPVLARGQEAEQTTVEVLDVLLGLELAARFERRIATNRKLAGLPALKTLESFDFAAQPEVPKAVVDELATLRFLHQGENVLLLGPCGVGKTHIATGLAVTALARGHRIYFLTLHDLVTKSRAARERNRLDAFLQPLLRPELLVLDEIGYLPLERPDATCLFELVNKRYQLQKSIILTSNKSFGAWDEIFPDTALATALLDRLLHRATTLTIRGESYRVRHRRKAGLPGPPPHAGGASPSA; encoded by the coding sequence ATGAGCGCGGCCGTCAGCTACGAGCGCGTGCGCGACCAGCTCGCCCGCCTCACGCTCGACGCGGCGCTCGCCTCACTCGACCCCGTGCTCGCGCGCGGGCAGGAGGCCGAGCAGACCACGGTCGAGGTCCTCGACGTGCTGTTAGGCCTCGAACTGGCGGCGCGCTTCGAGCGGCGCATCGCGACCAACCGGAAGCTCGCCGGGCTGCCCGCGCTCAAGACGCTCGAGAGCTTCGACTTCGCCGCGCAGCCCGAGGTGCCCAAAGCCGTCGTCGACGAACTCGCGACCCTGCGCTTCCTGCACCAGGGCGAGAACGTGCTGCTCTTGGGGCCGTGCGGGGTCGGAAAAACGCACATCGCGACCGGCCTCGCGGTCACGGCGCTCGCGCGGGGGCACCGCATCTACTTCCTCACGCTGCACGACCTCGTAACGAAGTCGCGGGCCGCGCGCGAGCGCAACCGGCTCGACGCCTTCCTGCAGCCGCTGCTCCGGCCCGAGCTCCTGGTGCTCGACGAGATCGGCTACCTGCCGCTGGAGCGCCCGGACGCGACCTGCCTCTTCGAGCTGGTCAACAAACGCTACCAATTGCAGAAGTCGATCATCCTCACGAGTAACAAGAGTTTTGGGGCGTGGGACGAGATTTTTCCGGACACCGCGCTCGCGACCGCCCTGCTCGACCGCCTCCTCCACCGCGCGACCACGCTCACCATCCGCGGGGAGAGCTACCGCGTGCGGCACCGCCGCAAGGCTGGTCTGCCCGGCCCACCCCCGCACGCCGGAGGTGCCTCGCCCAGCGCGTAA
- a CDS encoding IS21 family transposase — MISRELSMTVRYLAREGEPIAVLARRFGLSRQTIYNQLARATTAPAPRPRRPSALDPHRDYLAARLALFDLPAPVLLRELRAKGYTGGLTVLRAAMRPLKAAQIQRVTERFETLPGRQAQADWGECGTITVGAETKKLSVFVLVLGYSRMLYARFTTSMKQPALFGCLQRAFTALGVPRELLVDNMKACVDRHDVAAGVVHWAPAFLDFAEHYGVLPVASPPYWPRVKGKVERGVGYVKHSFLEGRAFTDLADLNAQLERWLATVANQRVHGTTKAIPAVRYAEEQQAMRAAAAVPPYDVRPVELRVAALDCHVSYRGVRYSVAPTAAGHTVTIRPSGELVGDPFVVLLGEQVVATHQRRPRGTPDVTLSEHVAAVRALTRGQSATARRPGHHRPHFVQQPGAVLGMSVDLPSATLDAIRQLAPVVETRGLAQYEAMLTGAAA; from the coding sequence GTGATCTCCCGGGAGCTGTCCATGACCGTGCGTTACCTCGCGCGTGAGGGCGAGCCCATCGCCGTCCTCGCCCGCCGCTTCGGCCTCAGCCGCCAGACCATTTACAACCAGCTCGCCCGCGCCACGACGGCGCCGGCGCCGCGTCCGCGCCGTCCCTCGGCGCTCGACCCACACCGCGACTACCTCGCGGCGCGTCTCGCTCTGTTCGATCTACCCGCCCCCGTGCTGCTCCGGGAGCTGCGCGCGAAGGGGTACACGGGCGGCCTCACCGTCCTGCGCGCCGCGATGCGCCCGCTCAAGGCGGCGCAGATCCAGCGCGTGACCGAACGCTTCGAGACGCTGCCCGGTCGCCAGGCGCAGGCCGACTGGGGCGAGTGCGGCACGATCACCGTCGGCGCCGAGACGAAGAAGCTGTCGGTCTTCGTCCTCGTGCTCGGCTACAGCCGCATGCTGTACGCGCGCTTCACGACGAGCATGAAGCAGCCGGCGCTCTTCGGCTGTCTGCAGCGCGCGTTCACCGCGCTCGGCGTCCCGCGCGAGCTCCTGGTCGACAACATGAAGGCGTGCGTCGACCGGCACGACGTCGCCGCGGGCGTCGTGCACTGGGCGCCCGCCTTCCTCGACTTCGCCGAGCACTACGGCGTGCTGCCCGTGGCGAGCCCGCCCTACTGGCCGCGGGTCAAGGGCAAGGTCGAGCGCGGGGTCGGGTACGTGAAGCACTCGTTTCTGGAAGGCCGCGCCTTCACCGACCTCGCCGACCTGAACGCGCAGCTCGAGCGCTGGCTCGCCACGGTCGCCAATCAGCGCGTGCACGGCACCACGAAGGCGATCCCTGCGGTGCGCTACGCGGAGGAGCAGCAGGCCATGCGGGCGGCCGCGGCCGTGCCGCCCTACGACGTGCGCCCGGTCGAGCTGCGCGTCGCGGCGCTCGACTGCCACGTGAGCTACCGCGGCGTGCGCTACAGCGTGGCCCCGACCGCGGCGGGACACACGGTCACGATCCGGCCGAGCGGGGAGCTGGTCGGCGACCCCTTCGTCGTGCTGCTTGGTGAGCAGGTCGTCGCCACGCACCAGCGCCGCCCGCGCGGCACGCCCGACGTCACCCTGTCCGAACACGTGGCGGCGGTACGCGCGCTGACGCGCGGCCAGAGCGCGACGGCCCGGCGTCCCGGCCACCACCGGCCGCACTTCGTGCAGCAGCCAGGGGCCGTGTTAGGCATGAGCGTCGACCTGCCGAGCGCGACGCTCGACGCCATCCGGCAGCTCGCCCCCGTGGTCGAGACGCGCGGCCTGGCGCAGTACGAGGCCATGCTCACCGGGGCCGCGGCATGA
- a CDS encoding TetR family transcriptional regulator, with the protein MPPIARPRRGRPRSTTAASHDAILDAVYALLQERPARALTMDAIARRAGVGKPTLYKWWPSKAALVFDAFHARIATGSAAPAAGTAEEAIRAKVRRLIHEFGGVFGRVVADLIAEGQSEPDVLRELYERHMRPRRAATAADVERGKAAGEFGAEADAELLIDAIFGPIYYRMLLRSAPLTEAYGDALVSQVLRGVRRAGDP; encoded by the coding sequence ATGCCGCCAATCGCCCGTCCGCGGCGCGGCCGTCCGCGGAGCACCACCGCCGCGTCCCATGACGCGATCCTGGACGCCGTCTACGCGTTGCTGCAGGAGCGGCCGGCCCGCGCCCTGACGATGGACGCCATCGCCCGGCGCGCCGGGGTCGGCAAGCCGACCCTCTACAAGTGGTGGCCGTCGAAGGCCGCCCTCGTCTTCGACGCGTTCCATGCGCGGATCGCGACCGGGTCGGCGGCGCCGGCGGCCGGGACCGCCGAGGAGGCGATCCGGGCGAAGGTCCGGCGCCTCATCCACGAGTTCGGCGGCGTGTTCGGCAGGGTCGTGGCCGACCTCATCGCCGAAGGTCAGAGCGAGCCCGACGTGCTCCGCGAGCTGTACGAGCGGCACATGCGCCCCCGCCGGGCGGCGACCGCGGCCGACGTCGAGCGGGGCAAGGCGGCCGGCGAGTTCGGGGCCGAGGCGGATGCGGAGCTGCTGATCGACGCGATCTTCGGCCCGATCTACTATCGCATGCTCCTGCGGTCCGCCCCGCTGACCGAGGCGTACGGCGACGCGCTGGTGAGTCAGGTGCTCCGCGGCGTGCGACGCGCGGGCGATCCGTGA
- a CDS encoding esterase yields the protein MQTHEGTRSAGRWATIHPLTDHDRRARIAMRAEVGPLKGKLQGAAARGPYDGIMSRVPAADGVTYQADTIGGVAGWWCTPPDAPADAAVVHLHGGWYNFGSAQAFRHFVGQIAARAGVAVFVPDYRLAPEHPFPAALDDAQACYEGLRDRDMRRIALTGDSAGGGLALALLAVTTARATAGRPAPVGAATLSPVTDLAQAGESWETRAAADPFFTRPQTAAMIRAYLGDRAPTDPRASPLYGDVAGLPPVRVHVGDDEVLLDDAVRYVQRAADAGGDARLDVWEGMAHGFASGVGRFDAAAQALDVVGRFLRERLAPAAAGTAR from the coding sequence ATGCAGACGCACGAGGGCACGCGCAGTGCCGGGCGCTGGGCGACGATCCACCCGCTCACCGACCATGATCGAAGGGCGCGAATCGCGATGCGCGCCGAGGTCGGGCCGCTCAAGGGCAAGCTCCAGGGCGCGGCCGCCCGGGGGCCGTACGATGGCATTATGAGCCGTGTGCCCGCCGCTGACGGGGTGACGTACCAGGCCGACACGATCGGCGGCGTGGCGGGCTGGTGGTGCACGCCGCCCGACGCGCCGGCCGACGCGGCGGTCGTACACCTGCACGGCGGGTGGTACAACTTCGGGTCGGCGCAGGCGTTCCGGCACTTCGTCGGGCAGATCGCCGCGCGCGCCGGGGTCGCGGTGTTCGTCCCCGACTACCGGCTCGCCCCCGAGCACCCCTTCCCGGCCGCCCTCGACGACGCGCAGGCCTGCTATGAGGGGCTGCGTGATCGCGACATGCGCCGGATCGCGCTGACCGGTGATTCCGCGGGGGGTGGCCTCGCCCTCGCGTTGCTGGCCGTCACCACGGCGCGGGCGACCGCCGGCCGCCCGGCGCCGGTCGGCGCGGCGACCCTGTCGCCCGTGACCGACCTGGCGCAGGCCGGCGAGAGTTGGGAGACTCGGGCCGCGGCTGACCCGTTTTTCACCCGACCGCAAACCGCAGCAATGATCCGTGCCTACCTCGGCGACCGCGCGCCGACCGACCCCCGCGCCTCGCCCCTCTACGGCGACGTAGCCGGGCTGCCGCCGGTCCGCGTGCACGTCGGCGACGACGAGGTGCTGCTGGACGACGCCGTCCGGTACGTCCAGCGGGCCGCGGACGCCGGGGGCGATGCGCGACTCGACGTGTGGGAGGGGATGGCGCACGGGTTCGCGTCCGGTGTGGGCCGGTTCGACGCGGCCGCCCAGGCGCTCGACGTGGTCGGCCGATTCTTGCGCGAGCGGCTGGCACCCGCCGCGGCGGGGACGGCACGATGA
- a CDS encoding hypothetical protein (frameshifted, deletion at around 10993), translated as MRTTGNTILITGGGSGIGRGLAEAFTALGNEVVIAGRRAAALDRVVATNSGMRAIPLDVEDPDAIRAFGERVADEFPALNVLVNNAGIQRPENLTAPPDDLADAQAMVTTNLLGPIRLTAALLPLLRRQPRSTVVNVTSGLAFIPRPGCRRTARRRRPSTRTRSRCALSSGAPRPTSSS; from the coding sequence ATGAGGACGACGGGCAACACGATCCTGATCACCGGCGGCGGCTCCGGAATCGGGCGCGGGCTGGCCGAAGCGTTCACCGCGTTGGGCAACGAGGTCGTCATCGCCGGTCGGCGCGCCGCGGCCCTCGACCGGGTCGTGGCGACCAACTCCGGCATGCGCGCGATCCCGCTGGACGTCGAGGACCCCGACGCCATCCGCGCGTTCGGAGAACGGGTGGCAGACGAGTTCCCAGCGCTGAACGTCCTCGTCAACAATGCGGGCATCCAGCGACCGGAGAACCTCACCGCCCCGCCGGACGACCTGGCTGACGCGCAGGCGATGGTCACGACGAACTTGCTCGGCCCGATCCGCCTCACGGCCGCCCTGCTGCCCCTCCTCCGGCGGCAGCCGCGGTCGACCGTCGTGAACGTCACGTCGGGGCTGGCGTTCATCCCTCGGCCGGGGTGCCGACGTACAGCGCGACGAAGGCGGCCCTCCACTCGTACACGCAGTCGCTGCGCGCTCAGCTCCGGGGCACCACGACCGACGTCGTCGAGCTAA
- a CDS encoding hypothetical protein (frameshifted, deletion at around 10993), producing MPTYSATKAALHSYTQSLRAQLRGTTTDVVELIPPYVKTDLGPGHGTDPNAMPRDTFIAEVMTILRTEPDTTEVVVERVKPFRFAAERGTFDATFTRLNGAVTAARG from the coding sequence GTGCCGACGTACAGCGCGACGAAGGCGGCCCTCCACTCGTACACGCAGTCGCTGCGCGCTCAGCTCCGGGGCACCACGACCGACGTCGTCGAGCTAATCCCGCCGTACGTGAAGACCGACCTCGGGCCGGGGCACGGCACCGACCCGAACGCGATGCCGCGCGACACGTTCATCGCCGAGGTGATGACCATCCTGCGGACAGAACCAGACACCACCGAAGTCGTCGTCGAGCGGGTCAAGCCCTTTCGGTTCGCCGCGGAACGCGGCACGTTCGACGCCACGTTCACGCGGCTCAACGGGGCGGTGACGGCCGCACGGGGCTGA
- a CDS encoding amidohydrolase, whose product MLLLAGATSASAQTPTSAPDLILRHGHIYTGDPAHPWVEAVSIRGDRVLAAGSDSAIDATADAHTRVIDLRGRMAMPGINDAHDHVGGAPYGVEARTSRPPMADPPLQDVSEAVRGAAAGAGAAAWIQASVGVTVIRHPTEARAAMDRAGGGHPVLLYAWWGHGVILNTPALAALGLDDGVQDPQGGRFDRDPQGHLTGLAEEYAGSAIRRRLGTAAGVPASVANLWAYAQRRLAEGVTTVQIMGTSATPSAYRQTLVQADVPLRLRLMRVPMPDEDARAGERDGRGEESLTPRARIAGVKWILDGTPLEELAYLTTDYPDRAGWRGRPNFGRDFLDRQFRTALRGDDQLMLHIVGDAMTDEVLDEMEQLAPAERWRPLRVRFEHGDGLTTPARDARARALGVVIAQPRPGRPFRTLLADGIPLAYGSDGGMAPFFMFARMTDPHDPQAITREQALGVLTSGPSFAEFQERSKGTLAPGMLADLAVLSQDAMTTPTDALPGTRSLLTIVGGRVAFAAPEFTAGRGTP is encoded by the coding sequence ATGCTCCTGCTCGCCGGCGCGACGTCCGCGTCGGCGCAGACGCCCACGTCGGCCCCCGATCTCATCCTCCGCCACGGGCACATCTACACCGGGGATCCCGCGCACCCGTGGGTCGAAGCGGTCTCGATCCGGGGGGACCGCGTGCTCGCGGCCGGTTCGGACAGCGCGATCGACGCAACGGCGGATGCCCACACCCGCGTCATCGACCTGCGCGGCCGCATGGCCATGCCGGGGATCAACGACGCGCACGACCACGTGGGCGGGGCGCCGTACGGGGTGGAGGCCCGGACGTCGCGGCCCCCGATGGCGGACCCGCCGCTCCAGGACGTGAGCGAGGCGGTCCGCGGCGCCGCCGCGGGCGCGGGCGCGGCGGCGTGGATCCAGGCGAGTGTAGGCGTCACGGTCATCCGGCATCCGACGGAAGCCCGGGCCGCGATGGACCGCGCGGGAGGCGGTCACCCCGTGCTGCTCTACGCCTGGTGGGGGCACGGCGTGATCCTCAACACGCCGGCGCTCGCCGCGTTAGGCCTCGACGACGGCGTCCAAGACCCGCAGGGTGGACGCTTCGACCGTGATCCGCAGGGGCATCTGACCGGCCTCGCCGAGGAGTACGCGGGCAGCGCGATCCGGCGCCGGCTCGGCACCGCGGCGGGCGTGCCCGCGAGCGTGGCCAACCTGTGGGCGTACGCGCAGCGCCGCCTCGCCGAGGGCGTCACCACGGTCCAGATCATGGGAACGAGCGCGACGCCGAGTGCCTACCGGCAGACCCTGGTGCAGGCGGACGTGCCGCTCCGCCTGCGGCTCATGCGCGTGCCGATGCCCGACGAGGACGCGCGCGCGGGTGAACGCGACGGCCGCGGCGAAGAGTCCCTCACCCCGCGGGCTCGAATCGCCGGCGTCAAGTGGATCCTCGACGGCACCCCGCTGGAGGAACTCGCCTACTTGACGACGGACTACCCGGACCGTGCGGGCTGGCGCGGCCGGCCGAACTTCGGCCGCGACTTCCTCGACCGGCAGTTCCGGACGGCGCTCCGCGGCGACGACCAACTCATGCTGCACATCGTCGGCGACGCGATGACGGACGAGGTCCTCGACGAAATGGAGCAGCTCGCGCCGGCCGAGCGGTGGCGTCCGCTCCGGGTCCGGTTCGAGCACGGCGACGGCCTCACGACGCCCGCGCGGGACGCCCGCGCCCGGGCGCTCGGCGTCGTCATCGCCCAGCCGCGGCCGGGGCGCCCGTTCCGCACGCTCTTGGCCGACGGCATTCCCCTCGCCTACGGCTCCGACGGCGGGATGGCGCCCTTCTTCATGTTCGCGCGCATGACGGACCCGCACGACCCGCAGGCGATTACGCGCGAACAGGCGTTGGGCGTCCTCACCAGCGGCCCCAGCTTCGCCGAGTTCCAGGAGCGGTCGAAAGGGACGCTGGCCCCGGGAATGCTCGCCGACCTCGCCGTCCTCTCCCAAGACGCGATGACCACGCCCACGGACGCGCTGCCAGGCACCCGGAGCCTACTCACGATTGTCGGGGGACGGGTCGCGTTTGCCGCGCCCGAATTCACCGCCGGTCGGGGCACGCCGTAG
- a CDS encoding DNA-directed RNA polymerase sigma-70 factor, giving the protein MDRATDRTRPPSPPAPSVTARLAWAAGGDREAFDGAIGLLYGQLATRARAQLRREGVGHTLDTGALVHEAHLRLDDGRGSGWADRGHFLAVAATAMRRVLVDHARRAHAAKRGGDARPVTLSALDARPAAADGDALVALDEAMEHLAAFDARQARVVECRYFAGLTEEVTAAALGVGLRTVKRDLAKARAWLRRALDGDAAGGAAPAGPA; this is encoded by the coding sequence ATGGATCGAGCCACCGACCGCACGCGCCCCCCGTCGCCGCCGGCGCCGAGCGTCACCGCGCGCCTCGCGTGGGCCGCCGGCGGTGACCGTGAGGCGTTCGACGGGGCCATCGGGCTGCTGTACGGTCAGCTCGCCACGCGCGCGCGCGCGCAACTGCGGCGCGAGGGCGTCGGGCACACGCTCGACACCGGCGCGCTCGTCCACGAGGCGCACCTGCGGCTGGACGACGGCCGCGGCTCCGGGTGGGCGGATCGCGGCCACTTCCTCGCCGTCGCGGCGACCGCGATGCGGCGCGTGCTCGTGGACCACGCGCGCCGGGCGCACGCGGCCAAGCGCGGCGGCGACGCCCGCCCCGTCACCCTCTCGGCCCTCGACGCGCGGCCGGCGGCGGCCGACGGCGACGCCCTGGTCGCGCTCGACGAGGCGATGGAACACCTGGCCGCCTTCGACGCGCGGCAGGCGCGCGTGGTGGAGTGCCGCTACTTCGCGGGGCTGACCGAGGAGGTGACGGCCGCGGCGTTAGGCGTCGGCCTGCGCACCGTCAAGCGCGACTTGGCGAAGGCGCGCGCCTGGCTCCGCCGCGCGCTCGACGGCGACGCGGCCGGGGGCGCCGCGCCGGCGGGCCCTGCGTGA
- a CDS encoding hydrolase: protein MAGDVGRDLHHVRRGVGRPLLLLHGLGGSWRSWSTILDPLAAEREVIAPDLPGFGATPPLVGEVSIATLADAVTAFLDAHGLRGVDAVGSSMGARLVLELARRGVVGATVSLDPGGFWQGWEQVVFYDSVASSYHLVRALQPVMPALTGSAVGRTALFTQFSARPWAVPADIALTEMRTFAAGPSFIPLLRSLVHGPAQQGAPAGATPGPITIGWGRHDRVCLPRQAARAVATFPGAHLHWFAHAGHFPQWDTPEETVALILRRTG from the coding sequence TTGGCGGGGGACGTGGGCCGCGACCTGCACCACGTCCGCCGGGGCGTCGGCCGACCGCTGCTGCTCCTGCACGGGCTCGGCGGGAGCTGGCGCTCGTGGTCCACGATCCTCGACCCGCTGGCCGCCGAGCGCGAGGTGATCGCGCCCGACCTGCCCGGGTTCGGGGCCACCCCGCCGCTCGTGGGGGAGGTCTCGATCGCCACCCTGGCCGACGCGGTGACCGCGTTCCTCGACGCCCACGGCCTGCGCGGCGTCGATGCGGTCGGCAGCTCGATGGGCGCGCGCCTCGTGCTCGAGCTCGCGCGCCGCGGCGTCGTCGGCGCGACGGTGTCGCTCGACCCGGGCGGGTTCTGGCAGGGGTGGGAGCAAGTGGTCTTCTACGACTCGGTGGCGAGCTCGTACCACCTCGTGCGCGCGCTGCAACCGGTGATGCCCGCGCTCACGGGGAGTGCGGTCGGGCGCACGGCGCTCTTCACCCAGTTCTCGGCGCGGCCGTGGGCGGTGCCGGCGGACATCGCGCTCACCGAGATGCGCACCTTCGCGGCCGGGCCGTCGTTCATCCCGCTCCTGCGGTCCCTCGTACACGGGCCCGCCCAGCAGGGCGCGCCGGCGGGGGCGACGCCCGGGCCGATCACGATCGGGTGGGGGCGCCACGACCGGGTGTGTCTCCCGCGGCAGGCGGCGCGCGCCGTGGCCACGTTCCCCGGCGCGCACCTGCACTGGTTCGCGCACGCGGGCCACTTCCCCCAGTGGGACACGCCGGAGGAGACGGTCGCGCTCATCCTGCGCCGCACGGGCTGA